From Nocardioides sp. HDW12B, the proteins below share one genomic window:
- a CDS encoding lipase family protein: MRRALLPRLSPMVATALLAALAVATGPSAGAPSAASAPATLEVSTVAATAAAELPRPGTVLRSESLRRDLWIPGSTSRAFRLTYVTKDSHERRARSTGTVFVPHGQPPRGGWPVVSWAHGISGLGDSCAPSKVGPVLKERDWSYLRTWMEQGYAVVASDYVGLGTPDLMPYLHGKAQAHSVVDMVKAGRSFTAGKARRLRLSDEWVTIGQSQGGGASVYTARYATAYGGKRLDFRGAVGTGTPAYIEDYVKLLGPQDPPLTADLNAYLVYIVASLRDVHPELGIDEILTDAGKHYVGLAEVQCDEEFAETMDGVLISTLFEAPMATLPGLDETLADYMAMPESGFDTPVFMAHGAADVDVPYAQTARYAARLAANDEPVTFRTYPSDHSGTMQASLEDTVPFVRRQFRR, translated from the coding sequence ATGCGCCGCGCCCTGCTCCCCCGACTGTCGCCGATGGTGGCGACCGCCCTGCTGGCGGCCCTCGCCGTCGCGACCGGCCCCTCGGCGGGCGCCCCGTCCGCCGCATCGGCTCCCGCGACCCTCGAGGTCAGCACGGTCGCCGCGACCGCCGCGGCCGAGCTCCCACGGCCCGGCACGGTCCTGCGCTCCGAGTCCCTGCGCCGCGACCTGTGGATCCCGGGGAGCACCAGCAGGGCCTTCCGGCTCACCTACGTCACCAAGGACTCCCACGAGCGTCGCGCCCGGAGCACCGGCACCGTCTTCGTCCCGCACGGGCAGCCCCCGAGGGGCGGCTGGCCGGTCGTGTCGTGGGCCCACGGCATCTCCGGGCTGGGCGACTCCTGCGCGCCGTCGAAGGTCGGCCCGGTCCTCAAGGAGCGCGACTGGTCCTACCTGCGCACCTGGATGGAGCAGGGCTACGCCGTGGTGGCCAGCGACTACGTCGGTCTCGGCACCCCCGACCTCATGCCCTACCTCCACGGCAAGGCCCAGGCCCACAGCGTCGTCGACATGGTGAAGGCCGGGCGTTCCTTCACCGCCGGCAAGGCGCGACGCCTGCGCCTCTCGGACGAATGGGTCACCATCGGTCAGTCCCAGGGCGGCGGCGCCTCGGTGTACACCGCCCGCTACGCGACGGCGTACGGCGGGAAGCGGCTGGACTTCCGCGGAGCCGTGGGGACCGGCACCCCGGCCTACATCGAGGACTACGTGAAGCTGCTCGGACCCCAGGACCCGCCGCTGACCGCCGACCTCAACGCCTACCTCGTCTACATCGTGGCGAGCCTGCGCGACGTCCACCCCGAGCTCGGCATCGACGAGATCCTCACCGACGCCGGCAAGCACTACGTCGGCCTCGCCGAGGTGCAGTGCGACGAGGAGTTCGCCGAGACCATGGACGGGGTGCTCATCAGCACCCTGTTCGAGGCGCCGATGGCCACCCTCCCCGGGCTCGACGAGACCCTGGCCGACTACATGGCGATGCCCGAGTCCGGCTTCGACACCCCGGTGTTCATGGCCCACGGTGCGGCCGACGTCGACGTGCCCTACGCCCAGACCGCCCGGTACGCCGCGCGGCTCGCGGCCAACGACGAGCCGGTCACGTTCCGGACCTACCCGAGCGACCACTCGGGCACCATGCAGGCCTCGCTGGAGGACACGGTCCCCTTCGTGCGCCGCCAGTTCCGCCGCTGA
- a CDS encoding SigE family RNA polymerase sigma factor, producing MSDTRHDEFADFAHARSGALFRTAYLMVGDHQMAQDLLQEALTKTFVAWPRLRDVGSAEPYTRKAIVTTAISWKRRKAWYGERPVEHLPETAAPADDPELRDLVWRELQALPARQRAALVLRFYEDLSEAQIAEAMGCARGTVKSQISQGVAKLRARFGDRLGPDLDLLVTGKVS from the coding sequence ATGAGCGACACGCGGCACGACGAGTTCGCGGACTTCGCCCACGCGCGCTCCGGCGCGCTCTTCCGCACCGCCTACCTCATGGTCGGCGACCACCAGATGGCCCAGGACCTCCTCCAGGAGGCCCTCACCAAGACCTTCGTCGCCTGGCCCCGGCTGCGCGACGTCGGCAGCGCCGAGCCCTACACGCGCAAGGCGATCGTCACCACGGCGATCTCCTGGAAGCGCCGCAAGGCGTGGTACGGCGAGCGTCCGGTGGAGCACCTCCCCGAGACCGCGGCGCCGGCCGACGACCCGGAGCTGCGCGACCTGGTGTGGCGCGAGCTCCAGGCTCTGCCCGCCCGGCAGCGGGCCGCCCTCGTGCTCCGGTTCTACGAGGACCTCTCGGAAGCACAGATCGCCGAGGCCATGGGCTGTGCCCGCGGCACGGTGAAGAGCCAGATCTCCCAGGGTGTCGCCAAGCTGCGCGCCCGCTTCGGTGACCGTCTCGGCCCCGACCTCGACCTCCTCGTCACCGGAAAGGTGAGCTGA